In one window of Ovis aries strain OAR_USU_Benz2616 breed Rambouillet chromosome 3, ARS-UI_Ramb_v3.0, whole genome shotgun sequence DNA:
- the STYK1 gene encoding tyrosine-protein kinase STYK1 isoform X1 — MKRRFNWLGGFFAYVFPEQRHSASISGALCILKGSSAGVDHCVVMGNERGVMRMLLECSLSDKLCIIREQQYEIIIIPTLLVGTFFILLGVILWLFIKGQRAQQSPGPQGVAHVPPSGNLSQEAAGPGGTVFVPLEETSVESLLQTSAKVLAKLQVPREQLSEALEQIHSGSYGAIYRTTIHTGSPAKPKSVVLKTLKEPTGLQEVQDFLGRIQFYQYLGKHKNLVHLEGCCTDRLPLYMVLEDVAQGDLLSFLWTCRRDVMTMDGLPYDLTEKQIYHIGKQVLLALEFLQEKRLFHGDVAARNILIQCDLTAKLCGLGLAYEVHSRGAISSSRVVPLKWLAPERLLLKPAGIKGDIWSFGILLYEMVTLGAPPYPEVPPTNILQHLQRGQIMERPSSCTHTMYGLMKSCWRWSEDSRPSLRKLHSCLETAAQSANDKAVLQVPELVVPELYAAVAGISVESISYCYSIL; from the exons atgaaaagaagattCAACTGGCTGGGAGGTTTCTTTGCATATGTGTTTCCAGAACAGAGACACTCTGCCTCAATAAG TGGTGCCCTGTGCATCCTCAAGGGGTCAAGCGCCGGAGTGGACCACTGCGTTGTGATGGGAAATGAGAGGGGCGTGATGCGGATGCTGTTGGAATGCAGTCTCAGTGACAAGTTGTGTA TTATCCGGGAACAGCAGTATGAAATCATCATCATCCCAACCCTCCTAGTTGGTACCTTCTTCATCCTGCTTGGCGTCATCCTGTGGCTTTTTATCAAAGGACAGAGAGCCCAACAGTCTCCAGGACCTCAAG GTGTTGCCCATGTGCCTCCATCTGGGAACCTAAGCCAGGAAGCAGCAGGACCTGGGGGGACTGTGTTTGTACCACTTGAGGAGACCTCGGTGGAAAGCCTTCTGCAAACCTCTGCAAAAGTCCTGGCTAAGCTGCAGGTACCCCGGGAGCAACTCTCTGAAGCTCTGGAGCAAATCCACAGTGGTAGCTATGGGGCCATCTATCGCACCACGATACACACTGGGAGCCCTGCGAAGCCCAAGAGTGTGGTCCTCAAGACTTTAAAAG AACCAACTGGGCTTCAAGAGGTGCAGGATTTCTTAGGACGAATCCAATTCTATCAATACTTGGGGAAGCACAAAAACCTGGTACATCTGGAAGGCTGTTGCACAGACAGGCTGCCGCTCTACATGGTACTGGAGGATGTGGCCCAGGGAGACCTGCTCAGCTTTCTCTGGACCTGTCGCCGG gATGTGATGACCATGGATGGTCTTCCCTATGACCTCACAGAGAAACAAATATATCACATTGGGAAGCAGGTCCTTTTGGCTTTG GAATTTCTCCAGGAGAAGCGTCTGTTCCATGGCGACGTGGCGGCCAGGAATATTCTGATCCAGTGTGACCTCACTGCTAAGCTCTGTGGGCTGGGCCTGGCTTATGAAGTTCACTCCCGAGGGGCCATCTCCTCCAGTCGCGTCGTACCTCTCAAGTGGCTTGCCCCAGAACGGCTTCTGCTGAAACCAGCTGGCATCAAAGGAGACAT CTGGTCTTTTGGGATCCTGCTGTACGAGATGGTGACTCTAG GGGCACCTCCATATCCTGAAGTCCCTCCTACCAATATCCTACAGCATCTCCAAAGAGGGCAAATCATGGAGAGACCCAGTAGCTGCACACACACCAT GTATGGTCTCATGAAGTCCTGCTGGCGCTGGAGTGAGGACAGCCGCCCCTCACTTAGAAAGCTACACTCGTGTCTCGAAACTGCTGCTCAAAGTGCAAATGACAAGGCTGTGTTGCAAGTACCAGAGCTGGTGGTACCTGAACTGTATGCAGCTGTGGCAGGTATCAGCGTGGAGAGTATCTCCTACTGCTACAGCATCTTATGA
- the STYK1 gene encoding tyrosine-protein kinase STYK1 isoform X2 codes for MGNERGVMRMLLECSLSDKLCIIREQQYEIIIIPTLLVGTFFILLGVILWLFIKGQRAQQSPGPQGVAHVPPSGNLSQEAAGPGGTVFVPLEETSVESLLQTSAKVLAKLQVPREQLSEALEQIHSGSYGAIYRTTIHTGSPAKPKSVVLKTLKEPTGLQEVQDFLGRIQFYQYLGKHKNLVHLEGCCTDRLPLYMVLEDVAQGDLLSFLWTCRRDVMTMDGLPYDLTEKQIYHIGKQVLLALEFLQEKRLFHGDVAARNILIQCDLTAKLCGLGLAYEVHSRGAISSSRVVPLKWLAPERLLLKPAGIKGDIWSFGILLYEMVTLGAPPYPEVPPTNILQHLQRGQIMERPSSCTHTMYGLMKSCWRWSEDSRPSLRKLHSCLETAAQSANDKAVLQVPELVVPELYAAVAGISVESISYCYSIL; via the exons ATGGGAAATGAGAGGGGCGTGATGCGGATGCTGTTGGAATGCAGTCTCAGTGACAAGTTGTGTA TTATCCGGGAACAGCAGTATGAAATCATCATCATCCCAACCCTCCTAGTTGGTACCTTCTTCATCCTGCTTGGCGTCATCCTGTGGCTTTTTATCAAAGGACAGAGAGCCCAACAGTCTCCAGGACCTCAAG GTGTTGCCCATGTGCCTCCATCTGGGAACCTAAGCCAGGAAGCAGCAGGACCTGGGGGGACTGTGTTTGTACCACTTGAGGAGACCTCGGTGGAAAGCCTTCTGCAAACCTCTGCAAAAGTCCTGGCTAAGCTGCAGGTACCCCGGGAGCAACTCTCTGAAGCTCTGGAGCAAATCCACAGTGGTAGCTATGGGGCCATCTATCGCACCACGATACACACTGGGAGCCCTGCGAAGCCCAAGAGTGTGGTCCTCAAGACTTTAAAAG AACCAACTGGGCTTCAAGAGGTGCAGGATTTCTTAGGACGAATCCAATTCTATCAATACTTGGGGAAGCACAAAAACCTGGTACATCTGGAAGGCTGTTGCACAGACAGGCTGCCGCTCTACATGGTACTGGAGGATGTGGCCCAGGGAGACCTGCTCAGCTTTCTCTGGACCTGTCGCCGG gATGTGATGACCATGGATGGTCTTCCCTATGACCTCACAGAGAAACAAATATATCACATTGGGAAGCAGGTCCTTTTGGCTTTG GAATTTCTCCAGGAGAAGCGTCTGTTCCATGGCGACGTGGCGGCCAGGAATATTCTGATCCAGTGTGACCTCACTGCTAAGCTCTGTGGGCTGGGCCTGGCTTATGAAGTTCACTCCCGAGGGGCCATCTCCTCCAGTCGCGTCGTACCTCTCAAGTGGCTTGCCCCAGAACGGCTTCTGCTGAAACCAGCTGGCATCAAAGGAGACAT CTGGTCTTTTGGGATCCTGCTGTACGAGATGGTGACTCTAG GGGCACCTCCATATCCTGAAGTCCCTCCTACCAATATCCTACAGCATCTCCAAAGAGGGCAAATCATGGAGAGACCCAGTAGCTGCACACACACCAT GTATGGTCTCATGAAGTCCTGCTGGCGCTGGAGTGAGGACAGCCGCCCCTCACTTAGAAAGCTACACTCGTGTCTCGAAACTGCTGCTCAAAGTGCAAATGACAAGGCTGTGTTGCAAGTACCAGAGCTGGTGGTACCTGAACTGTATGCAGCTGTGGCAGGTATCAGCGTGGAGAGTATCTCCTACTGCTACAGCATCTTATGA